One Streptomyces zhihengii genomic window, CTACCTCGGCATCCCCGTCACCGCCCGCATGACCCAGACCCAGATCACCGACGCCGTCTGCCACACCTACACCCAAGCCGGTGTACAGCTGGTGATGATCGACGAGATCCACCGCCTCAACCCCCGCACCACCACCGGCGCCCAAACCGCCGATCTGATCAAAGACCTCAGCGAACGCCTACCGGCCACATTCGTCTACGCCGGCATCAACGTCACCGACACACCCCTCTTCAGCGGGACACGTGGCGCCCAACTCGCCGGACGCGCCACCCTCGTCGACTGCGGCCCCCTACCCGCCCGCCACGGCACACGCCACCCATTCCGCGACGTCATCACCGACATCGAAAACGCCCTCGACCTCACCCACCACAAACGCGGCACGCTCCCCCGACACGCCTCCTACCTCCACCAGCGCACCGCCGGCCGCATCGGATCCCTCACCCGGCTGATCCGCCAAGCCGCCATCACCGCCATCAGCGACGGCACCGAACGCATCACCAAGGCCACACTCGAAGCCATCCGCCTCGACCACCTCGCCGAAACCCACCACCGCCCCCGCCGAGACCGATAGACCCGCCCTCCACACAGGCAGAACAGCTCTGACCAGCACAAACACCAACCGGGCCTTTACACGCTAGAACTACCTACAACAGACCCAGCCCCGCTCAGCACAGAACACATAACCCCAGCCCACACACCACGCCCACCCCGACCAAACCACTCGCTCGACTTCTCAACAAACCCGCAACACCCCAGGCCACCAACGACCCAGCACACCAACAAACCCCCCACCCAGCGTTACGGGGTTCCCGCCGAGCAGTTCGCGGTGGGAGGTGACGCGCCCGCGCAGCGGGAGGAGCCGGAGCTTGTCACGCAGATCGGCTCACTGCTGCGGGCCCGCAAGGACCTCGAGCCTGAGGACATCACCTATCTGGAGGCTGTCATTCAGGCTACGGTGCGCCGCGTGAAGGCCCTGCCCCGGGACAAGGAGGCGTAGTGCGCAGAGGGTTCAAGGCCGAGGCGAAGCGCCTGGCACTGGAGGTGCGGGAAGAGCTCGGTGTCACGGCGCACGAGCCGATGGACCCCTACGCTCTGGCGGAGCTCTACGGCATCGACGTCTTCACCCTGCACGAAGTGGCTGAAGACCACTCCGGTGCGATGGCAGCCATGCGTCACTTCACCGAAGTCCGTCCCGACGTCTTCTCCGCGGCGGTCCTGTGCCTGGGCCGCCGCCGGGTGATCGTGGAGAACTCGGGTCACGAACGTCCCCGGCGCGTCTCCACCCTCGCGCACGAGATGTCCCATGTCCTGCTTGAGCACGAGTTCACCACGCTGCTCCGTACCTCGGGGCGTGAGTGCCGCAACAGCGACCACGACCAGGAGAGCGAAGCGGCAGAGCTCTCCGGTGAACTGCTCCTCCCCTTCGACGCGGCCCGCCGGCTGGCCCACAACGGCGTGCCCGACGAATCCGTAGCCGCCCGCTTCGGTATCAGCGTCAAGTTCGCGCGCTGGCGGATGAATGCGACGGGTGCCCGGCGCATAGCTCAGCGCGCAAGGGCCCGAAGCGGCCGCTGATTGCCACGCCACGGAGACCTATCCGGCAGGGGTCCTCCAAGGACCGTCGGCCTTGTTCTGGCGGACCCACCCCACCCAGTCGTTCCTGTCGGCTCGGTGAGGCAAAGAGTGTCAGCACGAGCGATACTCCGCGCCAGCGGCCCTGCGATACTCAGACCGTGCCCTTGATCCGCGACATCACCGAGGTCGACCACTCGGTGGTGGAAGAAATCCTGGACTCTACTGGCCTCACCATCTGCGGGCCCTACGACCCCGAGGGCATGGAGGTCGTCGTGGCCGAGGTCTGCGGAACTGTTGTCGGGGTCGCCGAGTTCCATCTCCACTGCGATTTCGGACACGACGAAGGCCGGGAGACGCACGCCGGCGAGCAGGCGTTCGTCTTGACCGTGGCCGTTGCCAATGCCTGCCGTCGCAGCGGAGTCGGCCGCGCGCTCCTCACCGAGGTAGCCCGCCGAGCCCACGAAGCCGGACATACTCTCCTGGCCCTGGTCCCACAGGACGGCGACGATGCAGCCAGCCGGCTGGCATTCTTCCGGGCATGCGGGCTCAAGCCCTACGGGCACGACCAGCCGGGCGCGGCCTGGGGCTGCCCGGTCTCGGAGATCTTCAGCGCGAGCGTGGCGGGGCCAAAGCGCGCTGAGCTCTCAAAGGGACACGCCCCGGGTGGAGCTCCCTCCTAGGGACTCGATACCAGAAGGACAACACCGGGATGTCGGCGACGCCCGTCGTCACCTGAGCCGCCAACTTGTCGCCGGTGCTCACCCAAGGCTCGTAGCTTGCGTCAGCCAGCGCTGTCCCAAGAACGCAGAAACCTGGCAGGCAGTGGCAGACGACCTGGGGGAACTGACACGACAGACTGCAGGTGTCGGCCGGCCGGCGGCGGCGCGGCCCGCACCTGCGGCAGCCCGGGCCTGACTCCCACCACCGCCCGCCACACCGGCACCCGGGCAGGCAGCAGATGCAGAGTCTGCTCGACCGCGACCGTCTCACCGCCCGTGCCGGACGGCACGGCCTCCGGGCCGTCCACGACCGGCGGACCGTTCGCACCCTCTGCGAAGCCGAGTTCGGCCAGCGCCCGGTCGTACCGGCTCGGCTCCACCCGGCCCGACGCCGCCCGGGCGACCTAGAAGCACCCGGCCCGCCCGCAACTCGTCCTTGATCGCACGGTGCAGAGTCGCCAAGGACGGCACAAACTCCGCCCCCCAGTGCTCCAGGACGCCCTCGTCCTGCGCCCGGAGCATCCTTCGGCGCAGTTCGGCGACGTTCCCGCCCGCCTGGGGCAGCACCTCCCACAAGGCGTCCCCCACCACGAACCCGCCCTGCCGTGGCCGCGCCTCCAGCCGCCCCTCGCGTCCCTCGGCCAGCCACCGCCATACCGTCCGCTCCGTCACGCCCGCCAAACCGGCCGCGATCCGCACGTGCAACGACGACAGACCACCCTCACCCCAGTCCACCACGAGCAGCCGCCGCACCACCACAGCCCGCACCACCCGCCCGGCCTCCGCCGAACCAGGCGGACCCGGCGCCGTCTCCCCCACCGGGGTTCGCACAGCCGGGCCGCGATCTGCTAGCCGCACCATGACAGCCAACCGGTCACCCCATGACAGCAGCGGTCTCCCACCAGCGACCGCCGACCACCCGGCTAACCGCAGACAGCCGGCGAAGGTGGCTGCTGTGCAACGCCAAATCCCTTGCTGGCCACCCGTATTATGTGGTGAAGTGCCCCATGGGCTCCCGCACGAAGCGACGCGAAGCGCGCAACAAGAGACATCGCCGTTCCGTGCCGGAGACGCTGGTGCTCGATCCGCACGCGCAGGTCATAGCGGATTCCTTGACCACCATGACCACGCTCATGGCCTCCTTCACTGGCGACGACCCTGCATCTGAGGCCGACGCGGCCTTCGCCACGGCGATCGAGGAGTTCGTCGTGGAGGTGCGGCGTTTCGACGCGATGCGGCTTATCGAGGTGGCTCGTCAGCGATTCTTGCCGATGGCCCGCGAGGGCGAGATACCTGTCACTGCGGAAGCGGGCGCGGTCTACGTCGAACTGCTGGCGCTGATTGCTCTGACCGCCCGGCAGGAGGCAGGGACGACGGTCGGGCCCGAAGCCGGATTTCAGGAGATGAGCCACTTCGTCTCCAGCGCGAAGGAAGAGCTGAGCAAGGTCCTCCACCTTGCTCAGCTGCGTTCATTCGCGCGTGCTGACCCGAACGACAAGTTCGCCATGGTCTCTTTGTTCATTCGGGGCGCCGAAGTATGGATGCGCAATCCGTCATATCCGGAAATGGTAGAGGAAACCAATCTGGCGCTACTTGACGGCGTTGAGAGCGTCCGCGCAGCCCTGCAGGCGCAACTGGGCTTCGACGCCGCGGATGCAATTGCCGTCCTCAACGCCTGCCACGACCTGCAGCAGGACAGACTGAACGACCGCATTGAGGCGATGGGCAATGCGGTCCTGGACGCGATGGCGGCGGAGGACGAAGGCCGGGCGGACAGGCAGCTAACGGAGCAGGCCATGCTCAGCGTCACGTCGATGTTCGAGCCACCTGCCGCGCAGGCCACTGTCACGATCGACGACATCGCTGCGCATACGAGCCTGCCGGAAGAATGTGTCCGGGCCGTTGTCGAGCGGTTCCGCCTGGACCTGGGGACGGACAGTCCGATAGATGTCGTCGAGGCGTTCACCAGCGGAAGGAACCCGCTGCGAACACGGCCACTCATCGTGGGCACAGACGGGCGTCTGATGCTGCCGCACCCGGCGTTGAACGTGTTCGCTGTGCGGGAGAACCTCGAGGAACACCTGAAGAAGACAGCTCCGGTGTGGAGCCAGTACGCCAAGCATCGCGGAGACCTTCTCGAATCCCGCACACACGCCGCGCTGGAGCGTGTCCTTCCCGGCGCTCGTTTCCGGGACGGATTGGAGTACTACCTACCCGCGAGCGATGATGAAGCTGAGGCCGCCGACCCCTCGAAGTACACCAAACGGGCCGAGGGCGACCACCTCATCGTCCTCGACGATGTCGCCATCATCGTGGAGGACAAGGCCGTCGCTTTGAGCGCCCTATCCCGCGGGGGCAAGGCGGCACGGATCCGTACCGACCTGACCGGCATCATCACCAAAGCAGCCGACCAGGCCGGGCGAATGCGCGACGCCATCGAGCAGGACGGCGGCCTCCGCACCAAGAACGAGGGATGGATCGACCTCAGCCAAATCCGTGAGATCCACACCATCGCCGTCAGTCTCGATGACCTATCAACGGTCCTGACTGCCACCGCCGAGCTGGTGCGGGCCGGCCTGCTGGCCGAGGACAACATTCCATGGACGGTATCTCTGCACGATCTCGAGCTGATCACCGAACTGGTGGCACGTCCGGCCGAGTTCCTGCTGTACCTGCGTCGGCGCCGCAACCCCGACGTCACCGTGATGTTCCACGCGCCCGACGAAATGGATCTGTTCCTGTACTTCTTCGAGGCAGGCCTTTGGGTGGAACCCGACCCGGTGCAGGTGCGTGCGGCGTTCCCCTTCCTGCCCGAGCCGGCCACAGCCGAACTGCGCCGCTACCGAAAAAGAAGCCCTGCGTTCCTGACCAGCCGAACCGATGCGCTGGACCAGTG contains:
- a CDS encoding TniB family NTP-binding protein, translated to MTTWQGWDRFATTDPPAPPRPGDPPRSTEERLAYHSAFVTIRTPAISTLATQVRTLMLLGRHQQTTARPSLIVTGPAAAGKTTALLNVGRTCHLAHIRKNPAPPGSAHAVVPVAYVLVPPGATAKTLVTEFARYLGIPVTARMTQTQITDAVCHTYTQAGVQLVMIDEIHRLNPRTTTGAQTADLIKDLSERLPATFVYAGINVTDTPLFSGTRGAQLAGRATLVDCGPLPARHGTRHPFRDVITDIENALDLTHHKRGTLPRHASYLHQRTAGRIGSLTRLIRQAAITAISDGTERITKATLEAIRLDHLAETHHRPRRDR
- a CDS encoding ImmA/IrrE family metallo-endopeptidase, translating into MRRGFKAEAKRLALEVREELGVTAHEPMDPYALAELYGIDVFTLHEVAEDHSGAMAAMRHFTEVRPDVFSAAVLCLGRRRVIVENSGHERPRRVSTLAHEMSHVLLEHEFTTLLRTSGRECRNSDHDQESEAAELSGELLLPFDAARRLAHNGVPDESVAARFGISVKFARWRMNATGARRIAQRARARSGR
- a CDS encoding GNAT family N-acetyltransferase, translating into MPLIRDITEVDHSVVEEILDSTGLTICGPYDPEGMEVVVAEVCGTVVGVAEFHLHCDFGHDEGRETHAGEQAFVLTVAVANACRRSGVGRALLTEVARRAHEAGHTLLALVPQDGDDAASRLAFFRACGLKPYGHDQPGAAWGCPVSEIFSASVAGPKRAELSKGHAPGGAPS
- a CDS encoding preprotein translocase subunit SecA — its product is MPETLVLDPHAQVIADSLTTMTTLMASFTGDDPASEADAAFATAIEEFVVEVRRFDAMRLIEVARQRFLPMAREGEIPVTAEAGAVYVELLALIALTARQEAGTTVGPEAGFQEMSHFVSSAKEELSKVLHLAQLRSFARADPNDKFAMVSLFIRGAEVWMRNPSYPEMVEETNLALLDGVESVRAALQAQLGFDAADAIAVLNACHDLQQDRLNDRIEAMGNAVLDAMAAEDEGRADRQLTEQAMLSVTSMFEPPAAQATVTIDDIAAHTSLPEECVRAVVERFRLDLGTDSPIDVVEAFTSGRNPLRTRPLIVGTDGRLMLPHPALNVFAVRENLEEHLKKTAPVWSQYAKHRGDLLESRTHAALERVLPGARFRDGLEYYLPASDDEAEAADPSKYTKRAEGDHLIVLDDVAIIVEDKAVALSALSRGGKAARIRTDLTGIITKAADQAGRMRDAIEQDGGLRTKNEGWIDLSQIREIHTIAVSLDDLSTVLTATAELVRAGLLAEDNIPWTVSLHDLELITELVARPAEFLLYLRRRRNPDVTVMFHAPDEMDLFLYFFEAGLWVEPDPVQVRAAFPFLPEPATAELRRYRKRSPAFLTSRTDALDQWFHTQDRDSACSALAPKPTMVPSPLAPVVDELQSRNVTGWLSIGATLLSGATDVQHKFARHGSELLDSPSPEGRSLTVPLTASVDPAEGWLFVWATHPAGADSEETDRRLRNYLRAKKHQLGLPRGVVFLYDQSTRKLLDICYDGHTGPLDAAQTAILSSLRPTSELHRSIHPNAKRPQSGTRNATRHKRKR